A region of Lycium barbarum isolate Lr01 chromosome 1, ASM1917538v2, whole genome shotgun sequence DNA encodes the following proteins:
- the LOC132629947 gene encoding sec1 family domain-containing protein MIP3 produces the protein MATVDVIKCCLDSIKQISDEIRDAIIYLDAGCTESFEILGAFTLFLELGAHAICSLEKMSPLDKVVDWNSTSGPSKKIVVITSRLLSDAHRYILRCLTELQTVCSCAIFTCISETGHSAYPESPLGPDAYREYESLLVQDYEELARKSQMNSSHAGESTVNESTSAEDEGLSQLTTSEEEILNFSSVASAENLYEDSVIDRREDVRKKFKVSVHHFPLVLCPFSPRFFVLPSEGSVAEAYLSAEHDNSLSFGLPPISTGTTADGEDVPPGATLTAQFLYHLATKMDLKLEIFSLGDTSKTVGKLLTDMSSLYDVGRRKRSAGLLLIDRTLDLLTPCCHGDSLVDRMLSSLPHRERMSSLSQAKSSQSQVKLGPTYLQRSPLTVQIPLDNFLREDTSSPDNFKLVESVEAFLRGWNSRDATSQMADLVNLSAKLGGDMSSQDFQSDLLCGSFVSTENFHGTQYLEAILERRTKDGAVLIKKWLQESLRRENISLTAKIRPGYASKSDLQPMIKALAKSQVSLAKNKGIIQLAAAALFALDESHSAKWDAFNSAEKILNVNAGDTSQSLAAQISDLINKSALVSSLGNNKMGLLTLQDALLLTVVGYILAGENFPSSGTVGPFSWQEEHFMKEAIVDAIVENPTVAKLKFLQGLTQDLEANFNRKSEEKKEDLSNTESIDFDDDWGSWGDEDSGKDKRKEQVYDDMQLKLELRDRVDSLFKFFHKLSSLKKNISFREWSQALSKFNDDPYSNKGLLYKVLSRVLAKYEVPGLEYHSSTVGRLFKSGFGRFGLGQAKPSLADHDVILVFVVGGINGVEVREAQEALSESSRPEVELILGGTTLLTPKDMFELLLGDDCCV, from the exons ATGGCTACGGTTGATGTAATTAAGTGTTGTCTCGATTCCATTAAACAA ATATCAGATGAAATTAGAGATGCCATAATTTATCTGGATGCAGGGTGTACTGAAAGCTTTGAAATTCTTGGAGCATTCACTCTGTTTCTGGAGCTTGGTGCACATGCCATTTGCAGCTTGGAGAAAATGTCTCCTCTCGATAAG GTGGTTGATTGGAATTCGACTTCTGGGCCTTCAAAGAAAATTGTTGTCATCACGTCACGTCTCCTAAGTGATGCTCATAGATACATTTTACGTTGCCTGACTGAACTTCAGACTGTGTGCAGCTGTGCTATATTTACATGCATTTCAGAG ACAGGTCACTCAGCATATCCTGAATCACCTTTAGGACCGGATGCATATCGTGAATATGAATCTTTGCTTGTCCAAGATTACGAGGAGCTTGCCAGAAAGTCTCAGATGAACTCTAGTCATGCTGGAGAAAGTACAGTAAACGAAAGTACGTCCGCTGAAGATGAAGGATTGTCACAATTAACCACCAGTGAAGAGGAAATTCTTAATTTCAGTTCTGTTGCAAGTGCAGAAAATTTGTATGAAGACAGTGTAATTGACCGGAGAGAAGATGTACGGAAAAAGTTCAAAGTTTCTGTGCACCACTTCCCTTTGGTCTTGTGTCCTTTTTCACCTAGATTCTTTGTCTTGCCTTCAGAAGGATCAGTTGCTGAAGCGTACCTATCCGCTGAACATGATAACTCTTTAAGCTTTGGGTTACCTCCAATAAGTACTGGGACAACTGCTGATGGTGAGGATGTCCCTCCTGGGGCAACTCTTACAGCTCAATTTCTTTATCATCTGGCGACAAAG ATGGACCTGAAACTTGAGATATTTTCCCTGGGTGATACTTCAAAAACTGTTGGAAAGCTTCTGACAGACATGTCAAGTCTTTATGATGTTGGTCGACGTAAGAGATCTGCAGGGCTATTACTTATTGACCGCACACTTGACCTTCTTACTCCATGCTGTCATGGGGATTCCCTTGTGGATCGAATGTTGTCATCATTGCCGCACAGAGAACGGATGTCGTCCTTAAGTCAAGCTAAAAGCTCCCAAAGCCAGGTTAAACTTGGCCCTACTTACTTGCAACGTTCTCCCCTCACTGTTCAGATACCACTCGATAATTTCCTAAGAGAGGATACTTCAAGTCCTGACAACTTTAAGCTGGTGGAAAGTGTTGAAGCATTTCTCCGTGGTTGGAATTCAAGAGACGCAACTTCTCAAATGGCTGATTTAGTGAATCTTAGCGCTAAACTTGGTGGTGACATGTCCTCACAAGATTTTCAGAGTGACCTTCTTTGTGGTTCTTTTGTCTCTACTGAAAATTTTCATGGAACACAGTACCTAGAAGCCATACTAGAGCGAAGAACAAAAGACGGGGCTGTGCTGATCAAGAAATGGCTGCAGGAAAGTTTACGGCGTGAAAATATATCATTGACCGCAAAAATCCGTCCTGGTTATGCTTCAAAATCAGATCTGCAGCCTATGATTAAGGCATTAGCTAAAAGCCAGGTATCTCTTGCCAAAAACAAAGGAATCATCCAGCTAGCAGCAGCAGCATTATTTGCTTTAGATGAATCACATAGTGCTAAATGGGATGCATTTAATAGTGCTGAGAAGATACTGAACGTAAATGCTGGGGACACAAGCCAAAGTCTTGCTGCTCAAATTAGTGATCTCATAAATAAAAGTGCTTTAGTTAGTTCACTGGGAAATAATAAGATGGGGCTTCTTACTCTACAAGATGCTCTGTTACTCACAGTTGTTGGATATATATTGGCAGGTGAGAATTTCCCATCTTCTGGGACTGTTGGTCCTTTCTCTTGGCAAGAGGAACATTTTATGAAAGAAGCAATTGTTGATGCGATTGTTGAGAACCCAACAGTTGCGAAATTAAAGTTTCTGCAAGGTTTAACTCAGGATCTTGAAGCCAACTTTAACAGAAAATCAGAAGAAAAGAAGGAAGATCTTTCTAATACTGAAAGCATTGATTTTGACGACGACTGGGGCAGTTGGGGTGATGAAGATTCTGgaaaagataaaagaaaagagCAAGTGTATGATGACATGCAATTAAAGTTGGAGTTACGTGATAGGGTGGATAGTCTTTTCAAATTCTTTCACAAATTGTCCAGCTTAAAAAAGAATATTTCATTCAGAGAGTGGTCACAGGCTCTGAGCAAGTTCAATGATGATCCTTACTCAAACAAAGGACTGCTTTATAAAGTGCTATCGAGAGTGCTGGCTAAGTATGAAGTACCTGGCTTAGAGTATCATTCATCTACTGTTGGCCGACTATTCAAAAGCGGGTTTGGGAGGTTCGGCCTTGGGCAG GCGAAACCAAGTCTGGCAGATCACGATGTTATTTTAGTTTTTGTTGTGGGGGGCATAAATGGTGTAGAG GTTCGGGAAGCTCAGGAAGCATTATCCGAGAGCAGCAGGCCTGAAGTTGAATTGATTTTAGGCGGAACAACTCTTCTTACACCTAAAGATATGTTTGAATTACTGCTGGGCGATGATTGTTGCGTTTAA
- the LOC132627290 gene encoding serine/threonine-protein kinase BLUS1-like, giving the protein MQNHRNKIGSSSTLPKDFFGSSKISLPLGISFSLPSTLKFVSPIDSYPKVGQTIIDPNTYDTYLLKMEIGSSCRNGLCRVYKALYTKRMEKTSIFVTLKILNKNLREFFELQLEVNASIRFTPYSKLIGLMRTFTTKEYLCVSFPYMSLGPLRNILSTRPEKKLPVDFIAIVLKEVLVGLRDELHVDSNNPKVHKTLNAGDIFIHIDHATKERLIKLAFEASVYDPFYNVGETSSSSSTFLDVKSISKWGAAPEVYVGENATPKSDIWLLGITALELAYGDDLRVRSREELEYIIEKIRFKKRLPRSLEKLLIIKKKGKIKKVVLNSFKRNKRVFSKDFEKMVLACLCENPEERPTAHQLSNTPFFTTDFDRFEQFLLNG; this is encoded by the coding sequence ATGCAGAATCACAGAAATAAAATTGGTTCTTCTTCAACTCTACCAAAAGATTTTTTTGGTTCTTCTAAAATTAGTCTACCATTGGGAATTTCATTTAGTCTACCATCGACATTGAAATTCGTTTCACCTATTGATTCTTATCCAAAAGTTGGCCAAACCATCATTGATCCAAACACTTATGATACTTATCTTCTCAAAATGGAAATTGGTTCTTCTTGTCGTAATGGACTATGTCGTGTTTACAAAGCTCTTTATACTAAACGTATGGAGAAGACTAGCATATTTGTCACTTTGAAGATACTCAACAAGAACCTACGTGAATTTTTCGAGCTACAACTTGAAGTTAATGCAAGTATTAGGTTTACTCCTTATAGCAAGTTAATTGGACTCATGAGAACTTTTACAACTAAGGAATATTTATGTGTTTCATTTCCTTATATGTCACTAGGACCCCTACGTAACATTCTCTCTACACGTCCAGAAAAAAAATTGCCAGTGGACTTCATTGCTATTGTACTTAAAGAAGTACTTGTTGGTCTACGTGACGAACTTCATGTTGATTCTAATAATCCAAAGGTTCATAAGACTTTAAATGCTGGAGATATCTTTATTCACATTGATCATGCTACTAAGGAAAGGTTGATTAAATTAGCATTTGAAGCATCAGTTTATGATCCATTTTATAATGTTGGAGAAACTAGTAGTTCGTCGTCTACGTTTTTGGATGTGAAGAGTATTTCTAAATGGGGTGCTGCACCTGAGGTATATGTGGGAGAAAATGCAACACCAAAATCTGATATTTGGTTATTGGGAATAACAGCATTGGAATTAGCCTATGGAGATGATTTACGTGTGAGAAGTCGTGAGGAGTTGGAATATATAATCGAAAAGATAAGGTTTAAAAAAAGATTGCCAAGATCACTCGAAAAGTTGCTGATCATCAAGAAGAAAGGGAAAATCAAGAAAGTAGTGTTGAATTCGTTTAAACGAAATAAAAGGGTGTTTTCAAAGGATTTTGAGAAGATGGTTCTTGCTTGTCTTTGTGAGAATCCAGAAGAGAGACCAACTGCACATCAGCTTTCAAATACTCCATTTTTCACTACTGATTTTGATAGGTTTGAGCAATTTCTGTTGAATGGTTAG